A single Cryomorphaceae bacterium DNA region contains:
- a CDS encoding V-type ATP synthase subunit D, which translates to MAIQFQYNKTSLNDLGKQLKVREGALPILKNKESALRAEVIKHKSLLKGAERSHAQVREEGEHLQPLIGRFPIECISIDQVAIENRKIAGVSIPVFQAVALKFSEILWHEAPHWYPDVFAHLEREAEEAVKLELARRQLKILERERKRTTQKVNLYEKVQIPDLREAVKKIKRFLEDKENLSKAAQKIVKARKMDS; encoded by the coding sequence ATGGCCATCCAATTTCAATACAACAAGACTTCTCTGAACGACCTCGGCAAGCAGCTGAAGGTGCGCGAGGGAGCCTTGCCTATATTGAAAAACAAGGAAAGCGCTCTTCGGGCCGAGGTGATCAAGCACAAGTCCCTACTCAAAGGTGCTGAAAGGTCCCACGCGCAGGTGCGCGAAGAAGGTGAACACCTGCAGCCCCTCATTGGCCGCTTTCCCATTGAGTGTATTTCCATTGATCAGGTGGCGATCGAGAACCGCAAAATCGCCGGAGTCAGCATACCTGTTTTTCAGGCCGTGGCGCTCAAGTTTTCGGAAATCCTCTGGCATGAGGCGCCCCACTGGTACCCGGATGTCTTCGCTCATTTAGAACGAGAAGCCGAAGAAGCGGTAAAGCTGGAATTGGCTCGCCGCCAATTGAAAATTTTGGAACGCGAGCGCAAGCGCACGACGCAAAAAGTCAACCTCTATGAGAAGGTTCAGATTCCGGACCTCAGAGAGGCAGTGAAGAAAATCAAACGCTTCCTCGAGGATAAGGAGAACCTCTCCAAGGCCGCACAGAAAATTGTCAAAGCCCGAAAGATGGACTCATGA
- a CDS encoding V-type ATP synthase subunit K, with product MTTAVVLAYLGIGLMIGLAGIGSAIGVSIGGKATLGALKKNEEAFGSYMLLSALPGTQGLYGFAGFFIINGRLSQITELTINQGGMVFAAGLALGLVGLISGMKQGEVSAHGIEGIGSGYDVFGRTMVLAVFPELYAIVAFAATFLISAGL from the coding sequence ATGACCACAGCAGTAGTACTCGCCTATTTAGGCATCGGATTAATGATCGGACTGGCCGGAATTGGATCGGCCATTGGCGTCTCGATCGGTGGAAAGGCCACCTTAGGTGCGCTCAAGAAGAATGAAGAAGCCTTTGGAAGTTATATGCTCCTCAGTGCCCTTCCCGGAACTCAGGGGCTCTACGGATTCGCCGGATTCTTCATCATCAACGGGCGCTTAAGTCAGATTACAGAGCTCACCATAAACCAAGGCGGAATGGTCTTCGCCGCTGGACTCGCGCTTGGACTCGTTGGACTCATCTCCGGAATGAAACAAGGCGAAGTGAGTGCTCACGGAATTGAGGGAATTGGATCTGGATACGACGTTTTCGGCCGCACCATGGTCTTGGCGGTATTCCCCGAGCTTTACGCCATTGTCGCCTTTGCCGCGACCTTCTTGATTTCTGCCGGACTATAA
- a CDS encoding GNAT family N-acetyltransferase — protein sequence MAFKIETDRLRIVEFGVADAPFLFELMNTPGWLQWIGDRNIREVSDAENFITEKFLASYVDLGFGLWKMELAESGAPIGMMGFVKRDTLPHPDIGFALLPGFEGRGYALEGAQATMMYGTETLEFPVIMSIVMEENTRSISLIEKLGLQRTGEVLEDHGDRVLVFSS from the coding sequence ATGGCCTTCAAAATCGAAACCGATAGACTTCGAATCGTCGAGTTCGGAGTAGCGGATGCACCCTTCCTCTTTGAACTCATGAATACTCCCGGATGGCTTCAGTGGATTGGAGACCGGAATATTCGGGAAGTGTCCGATGCTGAAAACTTCATTACGGAGAAGTTCCTCGCGAGCTACGTAGACCTCGGGTTTGGTCTGTGGAAAATGGAATTAGCGGAATCCGGAGCACCCATCGGCATGATGGGGTTTGTGAAGCGCGATACGCTTCCCCATCCGGATATTGGGTTCGCTTTACTCCCAGGCTTTGAAGGACGAGGATATGCCTTGGAGGGGGCTCAAGCTACGATGATGTACGGAACGGAAACATTGGAATTTCCAGTGATCATGAGCATTGTCATGGAAGAAAATACGCGCTCCATTTCACTTATTGAAAAGCTAGGCCTTCAGCGCACCGGTGAAGTTTTGGAGGATCACGGGGATCGGGTACTGGTTTTTAGTTCTTAG
- a CDS encoding helix-turn-helix transcriptional regulator encodes MAVVRKNKNFNPNSCPVTHTLNLIGGKWKPVVIFLLRKDCNRFSMLQRAIPEISKQMLVNQLRELEADRIITRTVFPEVPPRVEYAISEYGRSLFPIIDSMQDWGLEDMAKN; translated from the coding sequence ATGGCGGTAGTGAGGAAAAACAAGAATTTCAATCCAAATAGTTGTCCGGTGACGCATACCCTCAATTTAATTGGAGGTAAGTGGAAACCCGTTGTTATTTTTCTCCTTCGAAAGGACTGTAATCGTTTTTCCATGCTCCAGAGAGCAATTCCGGAAATCAGCAAGCAAATGTTGGTGAATCAATTGAGGGAACTCGAGGCGGATCGCATAATTACAAGAACAGTGTTTCCAGAGGTACCACCGAGGGTCGAATACGCTATATCCGAATATGGGCGCAGCCTGTTTCCTATTATTGATAGCATGCAGGATTGGGGACTAGAGGATATGGCTAAGAACTAA
- a CDS encoding NADP-dependent oxidoreductase: MKAIIRTKPGKEFTTMKVLDIDMPKLSSGHLRIRMISSRVNPVDMDLMKGFPGLKYKDPQLGGVDGSGEIIEIAPDVSEFSLGDKVMFYRLFTDIGTWGEEITIPANHCALIPDHIDAKNAGGVALPLLTAYEALKSLSPKPGASILIHGAGGGVGFQAVLLAKSMGLRIIANASERDRKDLEELGTEQFIDYKKVNFEEVLHGNPPDYIFDVLGGQTLRKSILLQSNKVVSTSFPDVQNMHKTGVKLPGPLKWLMKLMNRKYERLASKLGVQLIGQVTGANGSGLQRAIVTLGEDYFARPQREISLEEIEVKGLSKSDLGKTIVF, encoded by the coding sequence ATGAAAGCTATTATTCGGACTAAGCCCGGCAAAGAGTTTACTACAATGAAGGTTCTCGATATTGATATGCCAAAATTGAGTTCTGGTCATTTGAGAATTCGTATGATTAGCAGTCGAGTAAATCCTGTGGACATGGACTTGATGAAAGGATTTCCCGGCTTAAAATATAAAGATCCACAACTCGGCGGTGTCGATGGTTCTGGAGAAATCATTGAGATCGCACCAGACGTGAGCGAGTTCTCTCTAGGAGACAAGGTTATGTTTTATCGTCTATTCACAGATATTGGAACTTGGGGAGAGGAAATTACCATTCCGGCTAACCATTGCGCTCTGATTCCTGACCATATTGATGCGAAAAATGCCGGAGGAGTCGCTCTTCCCTTGTTGACCGCGTACGAAGCCTTGAAATCATTGAGCCCTAAACCAGGGGCTTCTATCCTCATACATGGAGCGGGAGGCGGTGTTGGGTTTCAAGCAGTTCTACTCGCGAAAAGCATGGGTCTACGCATTATAGCCAACGCCTCAGAGCGAGATCGGAAAGACCTAGAAGAACTTGGGACCGAACAGTTCATAGATTATAAAAAAGTCAATTTCGAAGAGGTCCTCCATGGAAATCCTCCAGACTACATATTTGATGTTCTCGGTGGTCAAACATTGAGGAAATCGATTCTTCTTCAGTCGAATAAGGTGGTTTCTACGTCCTTTCCAGATGTGCAAAACATGCACAAGACGGGAGTGAAATTGCCGGGGCCACTAAAATGGCTGATGAAGCTGATGAATAGGAAATACGAAAGGCTAGCATCCAAACTTGGCGTTCAGCTCATAGGCCAAGTCACAGGAGCAAATGGCTCTGGCCTTCAAAGGGCCATTGTGACTCTTGGGGAAGACTATTTTGCACGCCCCCAAAGGGAAATTTCTCTAGAGGAGATTGAGGTTAAAGGCTTGTCGAAATCCGACTTAGGGAAAACCATTGTATTCTAG
- a CDS encoding cyclase family protein, whose amino-acid sequence MIARISYPEGELAFDLSDPIDLSLPLSTEEYTARAWYVPPVKIEPVVTDQFVGEVSRGGSVNFRDVTFNPHGNGSHTECVGHISKEWYSVNKSLKKFFFSAELISIQPEVRGEDEVIMLDQVEAALAGKKPEAVVFRTLPNPDGKRERQYSNTNPPYLDHHAALFLRMNDVKHLLIDLPSVDREYDEGKLLSHHAFWNYPDAPRLDATITELIYIPDRAVDGSYMLSLQVAPFENDASPSRPVLYRLL is encoded by the coding sequence ATGATTGCACGCATTTCTTATCCCGAAGGCGAATTGGCCTTCGATCTCAGTGATCCTATAGACCTATCACTTCCATTGAGCACCGAGGAATACACAGCTCGAGCCTGGTATGTGCCACCCGTCAAAATTGAGCCGGTGGTGACCGATCAGTTTGTCGGTGAAGTGAGCCGCGGAGGATCCGTGAATTTCAGGGATGTCACCTTTAACCCCCATGGAAACGGGTCGCACACCGAGTGTGTGGGCCACATTTCGAAGGAATGGTACAGCGTCAACAAATCCTTGAAGAAGTTCTTTTTCTCCGCAGAGCTAATCAGCATTCAACCCGAAGTTCGCGGTGAGGATGAAGTCATCATGTTGGATCAAGTGGAAGCGGCCCTCGCTGGAAAGAAGCCGGAGGCCGTCGTTTTTCGAACCCTCCCAAACCCCGATGGCAAGCGCGAGCGTCAGTACAGCAATACAAACCCGCCTTACCTAGATCATCATGCCGCGCTGTTCCTTCGCATGAATGATGTTAAGCACTTATTGATTGATCTTCCTTCGGTGGACCGGGAGTACGACGAAGGCAAGCTTCTATCTCATCACGCCTTTTGGAACTATCCGGATGCTCCGCGGCTCGATGCTACGATTACCGAGCTTATCTACATTCCGGATCGAGCCGTCGACGGATCCTACATGCTGAGCCTTCAAGTAGCGCCCTTTGAAAACGATGCCAGTCCAAGCCGACCGGTGTTGTATCGTCTCCTCTAG
- a CDS encoding RluA family pseudouridine synthase, whose product MEPMRLQEYGVGLFEECATKSAWKKAIKARKVLLNGVEASTARLVHTGDEITLLGVPDVPPGTIFEMDIPVLYEDDFLAVVHKPVGISVSGNRRRTLMNALPPNLQPSTQRDACSPRTIHRLDYETSGALLAGKTRSAVQALSEMFAHRKVHKTYYAIVLGTPPDHGTFDRPIQDKPARSYFERLASTPSERFGSLSLLRLTPETGRRHQLRIHLSEAGHPILGDRKYCKPDQLLTGKGMYLHAFSLAFEHPVSGDEVLVQADPHKKYAKIFPFVPWES is encoded by the coding sequence ATGGAGCCGATGCGCCTTCAAGAATACGGCGTGGGACTCTTTGAAGAATGCGCCACAAAGTCGGCTTGGAAGAAGGCCATCAAGGCGCGCAAGGTGCTTTTGAATGGAGTGGAAGCGAGTACAGCGCGATTGGTTCATACGGGAGATGAGATTACGCTACTCGGTGTTCCTGATGTGCCGCCGGGAACTATATTCGAAATGGACATTCCCGTTCTGTATGAAGATGATTTTTTGGCCGTGGTTCACAAACCGGTGGGTATTAGCGTCAGTGGAAATCGTCGGCGTACTTTGATGAATGCACTACCTCCAAATCTGCAGCCAAGTACCCAGCGTGACGCCTGTTCGCCGAGGACCATTCACCGCCTGGATTACGAGACAAGCGGCGCCCTTCTCGCTGGTAAAACGCGTTCGGCGGTCCAAGCGCTAAGTGAGATGTTTGCTCATCGGAAGGTGCACAAAACGTATTATGCCATTGTTCTGGGAACTCCGCCGGATCACGGGACCTTTGACCGTCCTATTCAAGATAAACCAGCCCGATCTTATTTTGAGCGATTGGCCAGCACGCCCTCGGAGCGATTTGGAAGCCTCAGCCTACTGCGCTTGACGCCTGAAACGGGGCGAAGACATCAATTACGCATCCACCTCTCGGAGGCCGGACATCCCATCCTGGGGGATCGTAAATACTGCAAGCCCGATCAGCTCCTCACAGGCAAGGGCATGTACTTACACGCCTTCAGTCTTGCTTTTGAGCATCCCGTTTCTGGCGATGAAGTTCTCGTTCAAGCGGATCCCCATAAGAAGTACGCCAAAATATTCCCTTTTGTACCTTGGGAGTCATGA